The following are from one region of the ANME-2 cluster archaeon genome:
- a CDS encoding Single-stranded DNA binding protein, which produces MDEKIAPHVDEIIRALGTTGTTVNQAIIIEELARLLEFKVPLQEAKRSLLKKYGDIDLPSVKKLSELGAGERNIEVTARILEINTKVVGIKDQERTIFMGTMVDETGARSFTAWEDFGLEKGDVVKVTNAYVRMWQGMSEINFGARSKVEKLDSSALEPLLSKNLERPVLLADLKEGEPAVHTVIRIMESGQQEINTKNGPRTIVTGIAVDSTAKLPFTSWVPSHELTVGNTVEIKNAYMRSWQGIPTINMGEFTSVSHSETPIDDSDIAGVMDHVPIRLDKITDRDGAFDVSIEGNIISVRPGSGLITRCSECNRVIQKNICRVHGLVEGRNDMRIKYILDDGTGALTVVLDADLTRKITGYSIEKAREVAGADMNLSAVEEEIRRKLMGLTMRLRGNMTKGEYGITLVASNVEVTEINPAAAAADLVKEIEGAGHHSPGQGDSDLW; this is translated from the coding sequence ATGGATGAAAAAATTGCGCCCCATGTGGACGAAATAATTAGGGCGCTTGGTACAACAGGCACAACAGTAAATCAGGCTATTATTATAGAAGAACTTGCAAGGCTCCTGGAGTTCAAGGTGCCTCTTCAAGAGGCAAAAAGGAGCTTGCTTAAAAAATACGGGGATATCGATCTACCTTCCGTGAAAAAACTATCCGAACTTGGCGCAGGGGAGCGAAATATAGAGGTTACTGCCCGGATTCTTGAGATCAATACCAAAGTCGTTGGCATCAAGGACCAGGAGCGTACCATCTTTATGGGTACCATGGTAGACGAGACCGGGGCACGGAGTTTTACTGCATGGGAGGATTTCGGGCTTGAAAAAGGAGATGTGGTCAAGGTCACTAACGCCTATGTCAGGATGTGGCAAGGCATGTCAGAGATTAATTTCGGTGCCAGGTCGAAAGTTGAGAAATTAGACTCAAGCGCCCTGGAACCGCTCCTGTCGAAAAACCTGGAACGTCCTGTCCTGCTGGCAGATCTGAAAGAGGGCGAACCTGCCGTTCATACTGTAATAAGGATAATGGAATCCGGGCAGCAGGAGATCAACACAAAGAACGGGCCCAGGACCATAGTAACAGGGATAGCAGTCGATAGCACTGCCAAACTCCCCTTCACTTCATGGGTACCATCTCACGAGCTTACGGTAGGAAATACAGTAGAGATCAAAAATGCATATATGAGGTCATGGCAGGGTATTCCTACTATCAATATGGGAGAATTCACTTCGGTCAGTCATTCAGAAACTCCAATAGATGACAGTGATATTGCCGGGGTAATGGACCACGTCCCAATCAGGCTGGATAAAATAACTGACCGGGACGGAGCTTTTGATGTAAGTATAGAAGGCAACATAATCTCGGTCAGGCCTGGTTCAGGGCTTATTACCAGATGTTCTGAATGCAATAGGGTGATACAAAAGAACATCTGCCGTGTCCATGGTTTGGTGGAAGGCAGGAACGATATGAGGATAAAGTACATACTGGACGACGGTACCGGAGCCCTGACCGTAGTACTGGATGCAGACCTGACCCGGAAGATCACAGGCTATTCAATTGAAAAGGCCAGGGAAGTTGCTGGTGCGGATATGAACTTGTCTGCTGTTGAGGAAGAGATCAGGAGAAAGCTTATGGGACTGACCATGCGATTGAGAGGTAATATGACCAAGGGCGAATACGGGATCACACTGGTGGCATCCAATGTAGAGGTGACTGAGATCAACCCTGCTGCCGCTGCCGCAGACCTGGTAAAAGAGATAGAGGGTGCAGGTCATCATTCACCCGGGCAGGGGGATAGTGACCTATGGTAG
- a CDS encoding 50S ribosomal protein L40e has product MARFPEAEKHILHMKICMRCNARNPVKATRCRKCNSKQLRMKSKESRSS; this is encoded by the coding sequence ATGGCACGATTCCCAGAAGCTGAAAAACATATACTGCACATGAAGATATGCATGAGATGCAATGCCCGCAACCCGGTCAAGGCCACTAGGTGCAGGAAATGCAATTCCAAACAATTGCGAATGAAATCCAAAGAAAGCAGAAGCAGTTGA
- a CDS encoding HEPN domain-containing protein codes for MKKMILKWWKQANRDLLTAKNCIGSGDYYASVFFSEQAIEKGLKALYIKLFNDSPPRIHYIDKLASLVNAPLDIMDATYELSEDYMLSRYPDVSDELPFELYDENMAKIKLVRSEEILSWVRTQMGEDNDR; via the coding sequence ATGAAAAAAATGATATTAAAGTGGTGGAAACAGGCGAATAGGGATCTGCTAACTGCAAAAAATTGTATAGGTTCAGGCGACTATTATGCAAGTGTCTTCTTCAGCGAGCAGGCTATAGAAAAGGGACTAAAAGCGTTATACATCAAACTATTTAATGATTCTCCTCCAAGAATCCATTACATTGATAAGCTTGCCTCGTTGGTCAATGCACCTCTTGATATCATGGATGCGACTTACGAACTGTCTGAAGATTATATGCTTTCAAGATATCCTGATGTATCAGATGAATTGCCTTTTGAACTGTATGATGAAAATATGGCAAAGATAAAGCTTGTCAGGTCCGAAGAGATACTATCATGGGTCAGAACACAAATGGGTGAAGATAATGATCGATAA
- a CDS encoding DUF2111 domain-containing protein, with product MIISADSTSKEIAPIAMAIHEVVIGLPVTMRTLNKRGVRIETSRVLDYDYSGPVLEEALKKNSTITTIPKSGDYSGTPVMVTTIKDEKGNAIAAIGVVDIIHSL from the coding sequence ATAATAATAAGTGCTGATTCAACCAGTAAAGAAATCGCACCAATAGCAATGGCAATCCATGAAGTAGTTATAGGACTTCCGGTTACTATGCGGACGCTGAATAAACGCGGCGTACGGATCGAAACAAGCAGAGTGCTGGATTATGATTATTCAGGACCTGTACTTGAAGAGGCTCTTAAGAAAAATTCAACAATTACAACAATCCCGAAAAGTGGAGATTACTCAGGTACTCCTGTAATGGTGACCACTATTAAAGATGAAAAGGGTAATGCAATAGCAGCAATAGGGGTTGTGGATATAATTCACAGTCTGTGA
- a CDS encoding DUF128 domain-containing protein, with the protein MNTLTSDPQVQRKLIEILRIINESDGAIGARIIADKMRERGYQIGERGVRYHLRILDERGLTAREGYSGRVITENGLQELEDGLIGHRVGFIITAIDELVYNTDLDVDTGEGNVIVNMALIDKDDFDDGIEIIAAMNESPYSISPYIQIIEEDTIDYRVPEGKVGIATVCSITIDGILAKNGIPVNTKYGGLIAIKNGAPAVFSDLLLYSGITIDPMKIFINRRMTSVLDVLETGNGKLLANMREIPASAKEHAIEVFDKAKGIDIDGLIGIGKSGSPIFKAPVSPGKIGLPIYAGLNCIVAIEESGIDVSVFPISRMANYKNMTRL; encoded by the coding sequence ATGAACACCTTAACCTCTGACCCCCAGGTGCAGCGAAAACTTATAGAAATTCTAAGGATTATCAATGAAAGTGATGGTGCTATCGGCGCTCGCATCATTGCTGACAAAATGAGGGAAAGAGGGTACCAGATCGGTGAGAGGGGTGTCAGGTATCATCTGAGGATACTGGATGAGAGGGGGCTGACCGCCAGGGAAGGATATTCCGGACGGGTCATTACCGAGAACGGATTGCAGGAACTGGAAGACGGGCTCATAGGCCACAGGGTGGGATTCATCATCACAGCCATTGATGAACTGGTCTATAACACGGACCTGGATGTGGACACTGGGGAAGGTAACGTTATCGTGAACATGGCGCTGATCGACAAGGATGATTTTGATGATGGTATTGAGATTATTGCGGCTATGAACGAATCCCCGTACTCCATAAGCCCATATATCCAGATTATCGAAGAGGACACTATTGATTACAGGGTGCCGGAAGGAAAGGTAGGCATTGCTACCGTATGCAGCATAACAATTGATGGAATACTGGCAAAGAACGGGATTCCTGTAAACACGAAATACGGAGGTCTCATAGCGATTAAAAATGGGGCCCCTGCCGTTTTTTCAGATCTACTGTTATACAGTGGTATAACTATCGATCCGATGAAGATATTCATCAACCGCAGAATGACTTCGGTACTGGACGTGCTTGAGACAGGAAACGGTAAACTTCTTGCAAATATGAGGGAGATACCTGCTTCAGCTAAAGAGCATGCTATTGAGGTCTTTGACAAGGCCAAAGGTATAGATATCGACGGCCTGATTGGAATCGGTAAATCCGGCAGTCCAATATTCAAGGCACCTGTCAGCCCGGGAAAGATAGGATTACCCATATATGCTGGCCTGAACTGTATTGTGGCAATAGAAGAAAGTGGTATTGATGTGTCGGTATTCCCCATATCCAGGATGGCTAATTATAAGAATATGACCCGACTGTAG
- a CDS encoding GNAT family N-acetyltransferase: MEIREGLPDDLGRLIDFMELVDNEFVPPLSLRAGGIYERVSGTLAKVDSNFLIGESNGRLVGAVGYRKNYNGIEEVLEEAYISFIAVHPGYRGQNIARLLDPGTGKKTGS, encoded by the coding sequence ATGGAAATCCGGGAAGGCTTACCAGACGATCTTGGAAGATTGATCGATTTCATGGAACTGGTCGACAATGAGTTTGTTCCGCCACTGTCCTTACGGGCGGGCGGTATATACGAAAGGGTATCGGGTACTCTTGCTAAGGTGGATTCTAATTTTCTTATTGGTGAGTCAAATGGAAGACTGGTTGGTGCCGTGGGATACAGGAAGAACTACAACGGGATAGAAGAAGTATTGGAGGAGGCGTATATTTCGTTCATTGCTGTTCATCCCGGGTACAGGGGGCAGAATATTGCCAGGTTGCTGGACCCGGGCACTGGCAAAAAAACTGGGTCGTGA
- a CDS encoding type II toxin-antitoxin system RelE/ParE family toxin, producing MVYSLKYTKIFKKQIENVKKKNKVLMEELMQKVKKLYDTPYSGKPLKYRLSNYRSLRVKGKYRLIYMVHENESEVTLVAFGHREDIYKLMLLSFEDGRKE from the coding sequence ATGGTATATTCTCTGAAATACACCAAGATTTTCAAAAAGCAGATTGAAAATGTGAAGAAAAAAAATAAAGTGTTGATGGAAGAATTGATGCAAAAAGTGAAGAAACTGTATGATACGCCCTACTCTGGAAAGCCTTTGAAATATCGACTCTCTAATTATAGATCTCTTAGAGTAAAAGGAAAATATAGACTTATTTATATGGTGCATGAGAACGAAAGTGAAGTGACACTTGTTGCTTTTGGACACCGAGAGGATATCTATAAACTTATGTTGTTATCATTTGAAGATGGACGGAAAGAGTGA
- a CDS encoding nucleotidyltransferase domain-containing protein: MIDNTAVGDKIIQRFLAEKMEIIVSKFNPEKLILFGSRVWGKPTEESDIDLIIVSDIFKGQEFLGRMAQFLKEVRFSEHIDAICYTPEEFDRKKSENLIISKAVKNGISII; this comes from the coding sequence ATGATCGATAACACAGCAGTAGGGGATAAAATAATCCAGAGATTTCTGGCTGAAAAGATGGAAATCATTGTATCAAAGTTCAATCCTGAGAAGTTGATACTTTTTGGTTCGCGTGTATGGGGAAAGCCGACTGAAGAGAGCGATATTGACCTGATAATCGTCTCTGACATATTCAAGGGACAGGAATTTTTGGGCAGAATGGCACAATTCCTAAAAGAAGTGCGTTTTTCCGAACACATAGATGCAATCTGTTATACGCCAGAGGAATTTGATCGGAAAAAAAGTGAGAATCTAATCATCAGTAAGGCTGTAAAGAATGGAATTAGCATTATTTAA
- a CDS encoding HEPN domain-containing protein: MKKMILKWWKQANRDLLTAKNCIGSGDYYASVFFSEQAIEKGLKALYIKLFNDSPPRIHYIDKLASLVNAPLDIMDATYELSEDYMLSRYPDVSDELPFELYDEYINVTAPATPATFTNEQKKVTIQPYINVIVRLNSIQIDNCTQLSNTFENDELRLSIKN, from the coding sequence ATGAAAAAAATGATATTAAAGTGGTGGAAACAGGCGAATAGGGATCTGCTAACTGCAAAAAATTGTATAGGTTCAGGCGACTATTATGCAAGTGTCTTCTTCAGCGAGCAGGCTATAGAAAAGGGACTAAAAGCGTTATACATCAAACTATTTAATGATTCTCCTCCAAGAATCCATTACATTGATAAGCTTGCCTCGTTGGTCAATGCACCTCTTGATATCATGGATGCGACTTACGAACTGTCTGAAGATTATATGCTTTCAAGATATCCTGATGTATCAGATGAATTGCCTTTTGAACTGTATGATGAGTACATTAATGTCACTGCACCAGCGACTCCAGCTACATTCACAAATGAACAAAAGAAAGTAACTATTCAGCCATACATAAACGTTATCGTCAGACTGAATAGTATACAAATAGATAATTGCACACAATTGTCAAACACCTTTGAAAACGATGAACTTAGACTCAGTATTAAAAACTAA
- the glnA gene encoding type I glutamate--ammonia ligase — MKSVEEILKIISEKDVRFVRLQFVDIQGIVKNVAIPVSQIDKALDQGISFDGSSVEGFVRIEESDMVLKPDVNTFQILPWSHDGGNSARMICDVHLPNGEPFVGDPRYVLRRAMEEAALMGFKMNTGPELEFFLFEKKDGRPTTIPHDSAGYFDFGPVDLAENIRREIVVALEGMGLEIEASHHEVASGQHEIDFKYDDALITADNVVTFKYVTRTIANNMGLHATFMPKPLFSENGSGMHINISLFKDGKNAFYNPDSKYGISDTLRYFIGGILKHIKAITAITNPIVNSYKRLVPGYEAPVYVSWSGANRSSLIRIPMARGSSTRIELRSPDPSCNPYLSFAVILMTGLDGIRNKIDPGDPVNDNIYRMTADERLECNIDSLPGTLRDAMNELESDEILIKSLGPHVFNNFMRLGRAEWELYRIQVHNWEIQRYINIM; from the coding sequence ATGAAATCGGTTGAAGAAATTCTTAAAATAATCAGTGAAAAAGACGTCAGGTTTGTAAGGCTGCAGTTCGTGGATATACAGGGTATCGTTAAGAACGTGGCCATACCAGTATCCCAGATAGATAAGGCGCTGGATCAGGGAATATCCTTTGATGGCTCGTCCGTTGAAGGCTTTGTCAGGATAGAAGAATCAGACATGGTCTTAAAACCGGATGTTAATACCTTCCAGATACTACCATGGAGCCATGACGGAGGCAACAGTGCCAGGATGATATGTGATGTCCACCTGCCGAATGGTGAGCCTTTCGTAGGCGACCCCAGGTATGTGCTCAGGCGTGCCATGGAAGAAGCGGCTTTAATGGGTTTTAAGATGAATACCGGACCTGAACTTGAATTTTTCCTGTTTGAGAAAAAGGACGGACGTCCTACCACTATTCCACATGACTCTGCAGGGTACTTTGACTTCGGGCCAGTGGACCTGGCAGAAAATATTCGCAGGGAGATCGTGGTCGCCCTGGAAGGCATGGGATTAGAGATAGAGGCCTCACATCATGAGGTTGCATCAGGACAGCATGAGATCGACTTCAAATACGATGATGCCCTTATAACGGCTGACAATGTGGTGACCTTCAAATATGTCACCAGGACAATTGCTAATAATATGGGATTGCATGCAACATTTATGCCTAAACCCCTGTTCAGTGAGAACGGCAGCGGCATGCACATCAATATTTCCCTGTTCAAGGATGGAAAGAACGCTTTTTATAACCCTGATAGCAAATATGGCATCAGTGATACTTTGAGATACTTTATCGGCGGAATTTTGAAACATATTAAAGCTATTACTGCGATCACCAATCCAATTGTCAACTCATATAAAAGATTGGTACCAGGGTATGAAGCACCTGTATATGTTTCATGGTCAGGGGCAAACCGGAGTTCGCTTATCAGGATACCTATGGCCAGGGGGTCAAGCACAAGGATAGAATTGCGCAGTCCTGACCCCTCCTGTAATCCATACTTGTCTTTTGCGGTCATACTAATGACAGGACTGGATGGTATCAGGAATAAGATCGACCCCGGTGATCCGGTAAATGATAATATTTACAGGATGACAGCTGATGAACGCCTGGAATGCAACATTGATTCACTGCCAGGGACTCTCAGGGATGCAATGAACGAACTGGAAAGTGATGAAATATTAATTAAATCCCTGGGCCCCCATGTTTTTAATAACTTCATGAGGTTGGGCCGTGCCGAATGGGAATTATACAGGATACAGGTACATAACTGGGAAATCCAGCGGTATATCAATATCATGTAG
- a CDS encoding type II toxin-antitoxin system YoeB family toxin, which produces MKKKNKVLMEELMQKVKKLYDTPYSGKPLKYRLSNYRSLRVKGKYRLIYMVHENESEVTLPLCEGTPPPTPQSTPVHFMQYKQIKAILYILKILR; this is translated from the coding sequence GTGAAGAAAAAAAATAAAGTGTTGATGGAAGAATTGATGCAAAAAGTGAAGAAACTGTATGATACGCCCTACTCTGGAAAGCCTTTGAAATATCGACTCTCTAATTATAGATCTCTTAGAGTAAAAGGAAAATATAGACTTATTTATATGGTGCATGAGAACGAAAGTGAAGTGACACTACCTCTTTGCGAGGGTACACCGCCACCAACCCCCCAATCCACACCCGTTCATTTTATGCAATACAAACAGATAAAAGCAATCTTATATATACTGAAAATACTTAGATGA
- a CDS encoding geranylgeranylglyceryl/heptaprenylglyceryl phosphate synthase has product MSVEAQLNNVVKTQGAVHLTLIDPDSQSPDTAGSMAAQAAEGGTDAIMVGGSTGAGGTVLDKTLKAIKEHTDLPTILFPASAGGVSAHADAIFFMSLLNSRDVNYITTNQALGAPLVKKYGVEAISMAYIIIEPGGTVGWVGDARLIPRKKPAMAVAYALAGKYMGMHYIYLEAGSGADTPIPAAMVGAVKQSVGEETKVIVGGGIRTGEIAARLVKSGADMLVTGTIVEQVSDIKSKISELVDAIKQ; this is encoded by the coding sequence ATGAGCGTCGAAGCACAGCTCAATAATGTCGTGAAGACCCAGGGTGCAGTACACCTGACCCTGATAGACCCTGACAGCCAATCCCCTGACACAGCAGGTAGCATGGCAGCACAGGCCGCAGAAGGAGGTACCGATGCCATCATGGTAGGAGGTTCCACAGGTGCGGGCGGTACTGTCCTGGATAAGACCCTGAAAGCTATCAAAGAGCACACAGACCTGCCCACAATACTGTTCCCTGCCAGTGCAGGCGGTGTCAGTGCGCATGCAGATGCCATCTTTTTTATGAGCCTCCTGAACTCAAGGGATGTAAATTATATCACTACCAACCAGGCATTGGGGGCACCCCTTGTAAAAAAATACGGTGTCGAGGCCATTTCAATGGCATATATAATTATTGAGCCCGGCGGTACAGTAGGCTGGGTCGGGGATGCACGGCTGATACCCCGGAAAAAGCCTGCAATGGCTGTGGCCTATGCACTGGCAGGCAAATACATGGGCATGCACTATATCTATCTGGAGGCAGGTTCAGGTGCTGATACGCCAATCCCGGCCGCCATGGTGGGTGCTGTGAAGCAATCAGTAGGTGAAGAGACAAAAGTAATTGTAGGCGGCGGCATCCGCACCGGGGAGATTGCAGCCAGGCTGGTCAAATCAGGTGCGGACATGCTTGTGACCGGTACTATCGTGGAACAGGTCAGCGATATAAAATCCAAGATAAGCGAACTTGTGGATGCAATAAAGCAGTAA
- a CDS encoding 4Fe-4S binding protein, which produces MSDSTTQDSADSSLEVNVEMDIRDSHFIYTQTVNASKKTLDYDYKRCNGCGICIDVCPANAIEAGPLFEIATGMDAPPVIIDQTKCTFCGMCASFCPVRAIRMDIDGQDLLDNPDFSKLDSKVVINEKCLPCMLCEKACPQEAIKLELTFPTKEEVAPFKEGQKGEIAVDMDKCNFCGMCAHLCPAFVLVEQEPTPDNPVPFQDLLIDLDKCDYCRICEDFCPEDAIKVEGKLEAPVPKISGTVTIDDEKCSRCGWCKAVCPYGAVDIIKPFEGEIELIENRLADCDPVGCHGCFNVCPAHAWYVPSDKKIDVKKDYCIYCGACEKACHVYAIDVKRSGVQHTEVRDLPWSSQWKNAINAIKTGDRSRPDTDRRVEMEVVGPMHPEVHEIDLREKNEHLDEIRSRLDNLMPMLNDVKTRYEWERHNSGSVIKRINRIDKMNGNGLSC; this is translated from the coding sequence ATGTCTGATAGTACTACACAAGATTCCGCAGACAGCAGCCTTGAAGTCAATGTGGAAATGGATATCCGTGATTCCCATTTCATTTACACCCAGACAGTTAACGCCTCAAAGAAGACCCTGGACTACGATTACAAACGGTGCAACGGCTGCGGGATATGTATCGATGTATGCCCTGCAAATGCTATAGAGGCAGGTCCGCTTTTCGAGATAGCCACAGGTATGGACGCACCGCCGGTGATCATCGACCAGACCAAATGCACCTTTTGCGGCATGTGTGCATCCTTTTGTCCGGTAAGGGCTATCAGGATGGACATAGATGGCCAGGATCTACTTGACAATCCCGACTTCTCCAAACTGGACTCAAAGGTGGTCATCAATGAGAAATGCCTGCCCTGCATGTTGTGTGAAAAAGCCTGCCCCCAGGAAGCTATTAAACTGGAACTCACTTTTCCTACAAAGGAAGAAGTAGCCCCATTCAAAGAGGGGCAAAAAGGTGAGATCGCAGTGGATATGGACAAGTGCAACTTCTGCGGCATGTGCGCACACCTATGTCCTGCCTTTGTACTGGTGGAGCAAGAGCCAACGCCTGATAACCCTGTACCGTTCCAGGACCTGCTCATCGACCTGGATAAGTGCGACTATTGCAGGATATGTGAGGATTTCTGCCCTGAGGATGCCATAAAGGTGGAAGGAAAACTGGAGGCACCTGTGCCCAAGATATCAGGTACTGTGACTATTGATGACGAAAAGTGCAGCAGGTGCGGCTGGTGTAAGGCTGTCTGTCCTTATGGAGCAGTGGATATAATAAAACCCTTTGAAGGGGAGATAGAACTTATCGAGAACAGGCTGGCTGATTGTGACCCGGTAGGCTGCCATGGGTGTTTCAATGTATGCCCTGCACATGCCTGGTATGTGCCGTCTGATAAGAAAATCGATGTGAAAAAGGATTATTGTATTTACTGTGGAGCATGCGAGAAGGCCTGCCATGTGTATGCAATAGATGTAAAACGCTCTGGCGTGCAGCATACTGAAGTAAGGGATCTGCCATGGTCGTCCCAGTGGAAGAATGCCATCAATGCGATCAAGACGGGTGATAGGTCAAGACCAGATACTGACCGCAGGGTCGAGATGGAGGTGGTGGGACCTATGCATCCTGAAGTACATGAGATCGATCTAAGGGAAAAAAATGAACACCTTGATGAGATACGCTCAAGGCTGGACAACCTGATGCCAATGCTTAATGATGTGAAAACAAGGTATGAATGGGAACGGCATAACTCCGGCTCGGTTATAAAGAGGATCAACAGGATCGACAAGATGAATGGAAATGGCTTATCCTGTTAA
- a CDS encoding TIR domain-containing protein has product MMDEIHKRTNPLRIFLCHSSGDKPAVSNLYQRLSSDGFDPWLDEEKLLPGQEWQLEIAKAVQTSDVVIVCLSHKAINKAGYVHKEIKDALDKAEEQPEGTIFLIPLKLEECDVPERLQRWHWVNLFEEKGYERLMRSLRLRAEKITSGSNPKTNVIQRPEEVQDPPQNGKCVKFICTSREAEHAKEVYVAGEFNNWLRPKGSLIRPTQKYQKKYGLQKQISEGKEIWEKDIFVSLGHYDFKFVVGKRHWIHWYEESGYTRGNDAPGGPNFRIEVSDTQQKQKNLKKIPKPKKLFKYDVFICHASEDKESFVRALAVKLQDRGLKVWFDESTITLGDSLSRLIDNGLVNSRYGVVVLSKKFFEKEWPQKELDALVAREEGLNKVILPIWHGITQQEVRFFSPILADRLAVSSDKGIDHVANEIVRVKNST; this is encoded by the coding sequence ATGATGGATGAGATTCATAAAAGAACGAATCCTTTGCGCATATTCCTGTGTCATTCATCTGGAGATAAGCCCGCAGTAAGTAACCTGTATCAGCGATTATCCAGCGATGGTTTTGATCCGTGGCTGGATGAAGAAAAACTTTTGCCAGGACAAGAATGGCAACTTGAGATTGCAAAGGCCGTACAAACGTCTGATGTTGTTATTGTTTGCCTTTCGCATAAAGCAATAAATAAAGCTGGTTATGTCCACAAAGAGATAAAAGATGCTCTGGACAAGGCAGAAGAACAACCCGAAGGCACAATATTTCTTATTCCCCTCAAGCTGGAAGAGTGTGATGTTCCTGAAAGGTTACAACGCTGGCACTGGGTCAATTTATTTGAAGAAAAAGGCTACGAACGATTAATGAGATCGCTGCGCTTGCGCGCTGAAAAAATAACCTCTGGTAGCAATCCAAAGACAAATGTGATACAAAGGCCTGAAGAAGTTCAAGATCCTCCTCAGAATGGCAAATGTGTCAAGTTCATCTGCACAAGTCGTGAAGCTGAACATGCTAAAGAAGTCTATGTAGCAGGTGAATTCAATAATTGGCTTAGGCCAAAAGGCAGTTTAATACGACCTACCCAAAAGTACCAGAAAAAGTATGGGTTGCAGAAGCAAATTAGTGAAGGAAAAGAAATCTGGGAAAAAGATATTTTTGTATCACTGGGGCATTATGATTTTAAATTTGTTGTTGGAAAAAGGCATTGGATACATTGGTATGAAGAATCCGGTTATACACGGGGAAACGATGCTCCAGGCGGTCCTAATTTTCGGATAGAAGTCTCTGATACTCAACAAAAACAAAAAAATCTCAAAAAAATCCCTAAACCCAAAAAATTATTTAAATATGATGTTTTTATATGTCATGCAAGCGAAGATAAGGAATCTTTTGTAAGAGCGTTGGCTGTAAAACTTCAAGATAGAGGTCTTAAGGTCTGGTTTGATGAATCTACAATAACTCTAGGGGATAGTTTAAGTCGATTAATTGATAATGGTCTTGTTAACTCTCGCTACGGAGTGGTTGTTCTAAGCAAGAAATTCTTTGAGAAAGAATGGCCTCAAAAAGAACTTGATGCTCTCGTAGCAAGAGAAGAGGGGTTAAATAAAGTCATTCTTCCTATTTGGCATGGTATTACCCAACAAGAAGTAAGATTTTTTTCACCAATTCTTGCTGATCGACTAGCGGTATCATCTGATAAGGGCATAGATCATGTTGCTAATGAAATAGTGAGAGTAAAGAACTCCACATAG
- a CDS encoding DUF2111 domain-containing protein translates to MELPVIKVSADSTSKEITPIALAIHEMVAGLPVTMRTLNKKGLRIEMGKIVDNNYSGPILEMALETNSTIKTTPKSGPYKGIPIVVSTVKDEDGNAVAAIGIVNVTHGLKFKH, encoded by the coding sequence ATGGAACTTCCTGTAATAAAGGTTTCAGCCGATTCCACCAGTAAAGAAATCACACCAATAGCACTGGCTATCCATGAAATGGTAGCAGGACTTCCTGTTACTATGCGGACGTTAAACAAAAAAGGTTTAAGAATTGAAATGGGAAAAATAGTGGATAATAATTATTCAGGCCCTATACTTGAGATGGCTCTTGAGACAAACTCAACAATTAAAACCACACCAAAATCAGGTCCATATAAAGGCATTCCGATAGTAGTATCTACTGTTAAGGATGAAGATGGTAATGCGGTTGCAGCGATTGGAATTGTAAATGTTACACACGGTCTGAAATTTAAGCATTAG